The proteins below come from a single Chitinophaga pinensis DSM 2588 genomic window:
- a CDS encoding glycosyl hydrolase family 95 catalytic domain-containing protein — translation MKILKKHVITAIVMMMPAALCKAQQNPLTLKYDKPAAVWEETLPLGNGRLGMMPDGGIQTEKVVLNDITLWSGAPQNANNYEAYKQLPKIQELLKEGRNDEAQSLMDKDFICTGKGSGDVPFGCYQTLGELQIQFAYDKADKVEPTAYERKLSLQQAIASCSYKVNNVTYNREYFTSFGDDLSFIRLTASQAGKLNLRITMSRPEKAATRTENGELLLYGQLDSGNDTKGMQYQANVKAQLKGGTITTEEHALVIKNATEVILYVAAGTDFHKNDFKKQISTVLATAVKKPYEAQKQAHMRNYTKLFNRVQVDLGKGTAGTLTTDKRLAAFYNNAAADNELPVLFYQFGRYLTICSTRKGLLPPNLQGLWANQVHTPWNGDYHLDVNVQMNHWPVEVSNLSELNLPLADLVKGLVAPGQRTAKAYYNAPGWVAHVITNVWGFTEPGESASWGATKSGSGWLCNNLWEHYAFTNDKKYLADIYPVLKGSAEFYNSLLIKDEKTGWLVMSPSSSPENAFYLPNGKHASICIGATIDNQIVRDLFNNIITASTELGIDADFKKELQQKVALLPPPGVIAPDGRIMEWLEDYKETEPQHRHISHLWGLYPASLITAENTPDLAAAAKKTLEVRGDDGPSWTIAYKLLFWARLQDGNRSFKLLKELLKPTARTDINYGAGGGVYQNMLSAGPPFQIDGNFGATAGIAEMLIQSHAGFINILPSIPDQWKATGSVKGLKARGNFTVDFAWKDGKVTSYRILSPTPRKVKVKVNGAIKEITASKG, via the coding sequence ATGAAGATCTTAAAGAAACACGTTATTACCGCTATTGTCATGATGATGCCTGCTGCCCTCTGTAAAGCGCAGCAAAATCCGCTAACACTGAAATATGACAAGCCGGCGGCAGTCTGGGAAGAAACATTACCCCTTGGAAATGGACGACTGGGCATGATGCCGGATGGTGGCATTCAGACAGAAAAAGTTGTACTGAACGACATCACCTTATGGTCAGGGGCTCCACAGAACGCCAATAATTACGAAGCCTACAAGCAGCTGCCGAAGATACAGGAATTGCTGAAAGAAGGCCGTAATGACGAGGCACAGTCGCTGATGGACAAAGACTTTATCTGTACCGGTAAAGGCTCAGGAGACGTCCCTTTTGGCTGTTACCAGACATTGGGAGAACTACAGATACAGTTTGCCTATGACAAGGCCGACAAAGTGGAGCCAACTGCCTATGAAAGGAAATTATCCCTGCAACAGGCAATTGCTTCCTGTAGTTATAAAGTAAATAACGTGACCTATAACAGAGAGTACTTCACCAGTTTTGGAGATGACTTGTCTTTTATCCGGCTCACAGCCAGTCAGGCTGGTAAGCTGAACCTGCGTATCACTATGAGTCGTCCGGAAAAAGCAGCCACCCGCACTGAAAATGGCGAACTGCTGTTGTACGGGCAGCTGGACAGTGGTAACGATACAAAAGGTATGCAATACCAGGCAAACGTAAAAGCACAGTTGAAAGGTGGAACGATCACTACGGAAGAACATGCACTGGTGATCAAAAATGCGACAGAAGTGATACTGTATGTCGCAGCCGGTACTGATTTTCATAAAAATGATTTCAAAAAGCAGATCAGCACCGTGCTGGCGACTGCTGTAAAAAAACCTTATGAAGCTCAGAAACAGGCGCATATGCGTAATTACACGAAACTCTTTAACAGGGTACAGGTTGATCTTGGTAAAGGAACGGCAGGTACGCTGACAACTGATAAAAGATTAGCCGCATTTTATAACAATGCGGCTGCCGACAATGAGTTACCGGTACTGTTTTATCAGTTTGGCCGCTACCTCACTATCTGCAGCACCAGGAAAGGATTATTACCGCCGAATTTACAAGGCTTATGGGCGAACCAGGTACACACTCCCTGGAACGGTGATTACCACCTGGACGTCAATGTACAGATGAATCACTGGCCGGTGGAAGTATCCAACCTCTCTGAACTGAACCTGCCCCTGGCAGACCTCGTAAAAGGACTGGTAGCACCAGGTCAGCGTACTGCAAAAGCGTATTACAATGCACCAGGATGGGTAGCCCATGTTATTACGAATGTATGGGGCTTTACCGAACCGGGAGAAAGCGCTTCCTGGGGTGCTACTAAGTCTGGCTCCGGCTGGCTGTGTAATAACCTTTGGGAACACTACGCCTTCACCAACGATAAAAAATACCTGGCGGATATCTACCCGGTACTGAAAGGATCTGCAGAATTTTATAACAGTCTGCTGATAAAAGACGAAAAAACCGGCTGGCTGGTGATGTCGCCTTCTTCTTCTCCCGAAAATGCATTTTACCTGCCAAACGGTAAACATGCCAGTATCTGTATCGGCGCTACTATTGACAACCAGATCGTACGTGACCTGTTCAACAATATTATCACCGCCTCTACTGAACTGGGTATCGACGCTGACTTCAAAAAAGAACTGCAACAAAAGGTAGCCCTGCTGCCTCCTCCAGGTGTAATCGCGCCGGATGGCAGGATCATGGAATGGCTGGAAGATTATAAAGAAACTGAGCCACAACACAGACATATTTCACACCTCTGGGGATTGTACCCTGCTTCTCTGATCACCGCAGAAAACACGCCTGATCTGGCAGCAGCAGCAAAAAAAACACTGGAAGTAAGAGGAGATGACGGACCAAGCTGGACGATCGCTTATAAACTCCTGTTCTGGGCAAGATTACAGGATGGTAACCGCTCTTTCAAACTGCTGAAGGAACTGCTTAAACCAACTGCCAGAACGGATATCAACTATGGTGCAGGTGGTGGTGTATACCAGAATATGTTATCTGCCGGTCCGCCGTTCCAGATAGATGGTAACTTCGGCGCAACAGCTGGTATCGCAGAAATGCTGATACAAAGTCATGCAGGATTTATCAACATCCTGCCTTCCATTCCTGACCAGTGGAAAGCAACAGGATCTGTAAAAGGATTAAAAGCCAGGGGCAACTTTACAGTAGACTTTGCATGGAAAGATGGTAAGGTAACGTCTTACCGTATCCTTTCTCCTACTCCACGCAAGGTGAAAGTAAAAGTCAATGGCGCTATAAAAGAAATCACAGCCAGCAAAGGCTGA
- a CDS encoding SDR family NAD(P)-dependent oxidoreductase, whose protein sequence is MQLLTGKIILLTGGSSGIGFECALKYAEAGAIVVIISNDAPALASTVNILGHPHHAIFADISQSADVEAAIHETLTKYGRIDVIHNNAGIAHPSTPLHETSEAEWDQVMNTNLKSIYLTTRYGITALKESRGCIINTSSLVAEIGQENHAAYTASKGAVNTLTKSMALDYAPFQIRVNAVAPAGVWTPMLREWGKHQPNAQGFEQYMNDIHVLGYCPEGDVIADACVFLASDKARFITGHILHVSGGAELGYRAAMQAADVTL, encoded by the coding sequence ATGCAACTCCTGACCGGTAAAATAATCTTACTGACGGGCGGCTCCTCCGGCATCGGATTCGAGTGTGCCCTGAAATATGCCGAAGCAGGCGCCATCGTTGTGATCATATCCAACGATGCGCCTGCTCTCGCATCAACTGTCAATATATTAGGTCATCCACATCATGCCATCTTCGCAGACATTTCACAATCAGCAGACGTGGAAGCAGCCATCCATGAAACATTGACGAAGTATGGCAGAATAGACGTTATCCACAATAACGCCGGCATTGCCCATCCTTCCACTCCCTTACACGAAACCAGTGAAGCAGAATGGGACCAGGTGATGAACACCAATCTGAAAAGCATCTATCTGACCACACGATATGGCATTACAGCCCTGAAAGAAAGCAGGGGCTGTATTATTAATACCAGTAGTCTGGTAGCGGAAATCGGGCAGGAAAATCATGCTGCGTACACAGCTAGTAAAGGTGCGGTCAACACGCTCACCAAATCCATGGCACTCGACTATGCGCCTTTTCAGATCCGTGTCAATGCGGTAGCTCCAGCCGGTGTATGGACGCCCATGTTGAGAGAATGGGGGAAGCACCAACCTAATGCACAGGGATTTGAACAGTATATGAATGATATACATGTGCTGGGGTATTGTCCGGAGGGAGATGTTATTGCAGATGCCTGCGTGTTTCTGGCGTCGGATAAGGCACGGTTTATTACCGGACATATTCTGCATGTGAGTGGTGGCGCGGAGTTGGGGTATAGGGCGGCGATGCAGGCAGCGGATGTGACTTTGTAG
- a CDS encoding DUF3626 domain-containing protein → MTPKEREEALARLAAVDVASMTGKNIASTAKLDGLQGLMRVITELKVPPTQAEDVYTRMVNKLRDADLTVNFSVDKFYSNTSPAIRLLNAFETPQRPGYMTERKLAEERLFDYSNAKGKLGMKDNEKSVIDRIKKFGSQLTGNNPSFASGMRPRYAAVNFKNNKYGAAGDYGASFMVLKDHVKLNCTLLDRDSFNYRTDIQAADKLANYAHPDRIILNMRENTLKALYKAATGNDIAGANMVGLLDYVEAQIHSAILFNRDVKRMYVSNVAMSDGGKRDARPYREYFTKFGRQFGIPVQFI, encoded by the coding sequence ATGACACCAAAGGAAAGGGAAGAAGCACTGGCCAGACTGGCAGCAGTAGATGTAGCTTCTATGACGGGAAAGAATATCGCCTCCACCGCAAAACTGGATGGCCTCCAGGGGCTTATGCGTGTAATAACCGAACTGAAAGTACCTCCTACGCAGGCTGAAGATGTATATACGAGAATGGTCAACAAACTCAGAGACGCGGACCTGACAGTTAATTTTTCTGTGGATAAATTCTATAGTAACACTAGTCCTGCCATCCGGTTATTGAATGCATTTGAAACACCACAACGGCCAGGATATATGACTGAGCGCAAACTGGCGGAAGAGCGCTTATTTGACTATTCAAATGCAAAAGGAAAGCTGGGAATGAAAGACAATGAAAAAAGTGTCATAGACAGAATTAAGAAGTTTGGTAGTCAGCTGACAGGTAATAACCCCTCTTTTGCCTCCGGTATGCGTCCGCGATATGCAGCTGTTAACTTCAAGAATAATAAATATGGAGCAGCGGGAGATTACGGCGCTTCATTTATGGTATTGAAAGATCATGTTAAACTGAATTGTACACTGCTTGACAGGGATTCATTTAATTACAGAACGGATATACAGGCTGCTGATAAACTGGCGAATTATGCACATCCCGATCGTATTATCCTGAATATGCGGGAGAATACCCTGAAAGCACTATATAAAGCTGCAACAGGTAATGATATCGCTGGCGCCAATATGGTTGGCCTGCTGGATTATGTGGAAGCACAGATCCATTCTGCGATCCTTTTTAACAGAGATGTGAAACGGATGTATGTGTCTAATGTAGCCATGTCAGATGGTGGTAAGCGTGATGCACGTCCTTACAGGGAGTATTTTACAAAGTTTGGGAGGCAGTTCGGAATACCGGTGCAGTTTATTTAA
- a CDS encoding c-type cytochrome, with product MQFKRTYLVPLALLLAATLCSLSTPPEEKAKNLKVLPKNISHDDLMKEMRSYNKALGVKCDYCHAKLPDNPQKMDFASDAKEEKETAREMLKMTFRINKKYFKSGKDEKGMQIMTVTCYTCHNGQKEPASKPAGGEEAPHQH from the coding sequence ATGCAATTCAAACGGACCTACCTGGTACCGCTGGCCCTATTGCTGGCAGCGACATTATGCTCTTTATCCACACCTCCGGAGGAAAAGGCGAAAAATCTGAAAGTATTACCTAAGAACATCAGCCATGACGATCTGATGAAGGAGATGCGCAGCTACAACAAGGCTTTAGGCGTTAAGTGTGACTACTGTCATGCTAAACTGCCGGACAATCCGCAGAAAATGGACTTCGCCAGCGATGCAAAGGAAGAGAAGGAAACGGCGCGTGAAATGCTGAAAATGACCTTCCGTATTAATAAGAAGTACTTTAAGTCTGGTAAGGATGAGAAAGGTATGCAGATCATGACCGTCACCTGTTATACCTGCCACAACGGACAGAAAGAACCGGCATCGAAGCCAGCAGGAGGAGAAGAAGCACCTCATCAGCACTAA
- a CDS encoding DUF4421 domain-containing protein: MYAQNTRDTAWVKPFIKDNNIQLYGGYSGSSFIFQTKKTPREYFRLLANNAGYTGFNLNYKYLSLFYDFTLPYTSLADRTTGLRNRNLQLSQFGYRFGVEAGFQRVDGMLFEVRGRRRDPPVTFENIRYRRYDANLYLFTNPKHFSYSAANFYSSLQRQTAGSWLFMISPEYQQFSFAKANLIGDEAKDSMVYELVKPQPAWVSAIGYVGYSCNIVMEDGHWTISPTLLVGAGGQYPLYDNRFNPKEISLVYSAIGRINCGYNGDHFFSYLSASHDYARDHLPAAHLHLQNSDFSLTVGYRFPSLKHKILGLL; this comes from the coding sequence TTGTACGCCCAGAACACCCGGGATACTGCATGGGTGAAACCTTTCATAAAGGATAACAACATACAGCTGTATGGTGGTTACTCCGGCAGCAGTTTTATTTTCCAGACGAAAAAGACGCCAAGGGAGTATTTCCGCTTACTGGCGAATAATGCGGGCTACACCGGATTCAATCTGAACTACAAGTACCTTTCTCTTTTCTACGATTTTACTTTGCCTTATACCAGTCTGGCTGACAGAACCACCGGATTGCGCAACCGGAATCTTCAGTTGTCGCAGTTTGGGTACCGTTTTGGTGTGGAAGCCGGGTTTCAACGGGTAGACGGGATGCTTTTTGAAGTACGTGGACGCCGGAGGGATCCGCCGGTGACCTTTGAGAATATCCGTTACCGCAGGTATGACGCCAACTTATACCTTTTCACCAATCCGAAGCATTTCTCCTATAGCGCGGCTAATTTCTATAGTAGTTTGCAGCGGCAGACAGCCGGTAGCTGGCTGTTTATGATTAGTCCGGAATACCAGCAATTCAGCTTTGCAAAGGCTAACCTCATTGGGGACGAAGCAAAGGATTCCATGGTCTATGAACTGGTAAAACCGCAACCTGCATGGGTATCGGCAATCGGTTATGTAGGCTATTCCTGCAATATCGTGATGGAAGACGGACACTGGACGATCAGTCCTACCTTACTGGTAGGCGCCGGCGGTCAGTATCCGCTGTATGATAACCGTTTTAACCCTAAAGAGATCAGTCTTGTGTATAGTGCCATTGGCCGGATCAACTGTGGCTATAACGGGGATCACTTCTTTAGCTACCTCAGTGCCAGCCACGACTATGCGCGGGACCACCTGCCCGCCGCACACCTGCATCTGCAAAACAGCGACTTCTCTCTTACCGTTGGATACCGTTTTCCCAGCCTTAAACATAAAATACTGGGACTCTTGTAA
- a CDS encoding alpha-L-fucosidase, which translates to MRKHYLLLLAALLCYCPLTFSQKKIGFEKPGDQQKRMAWWTNDRFGMFIHWGLYALPARHEWVKKREQLTNDDYQQYFDQFNPDLYNPKEWAKMAKAAGMKYAVITSKHHEGFCLFDSKYTDYKAPNTQAKRDLIKEWVDAFRAEGLKVGFYYSLLDWHHPDFTIDKHHPQQPAGDSDTAYARLNQGKDMSKYREYMYNQIKELLTKYGKIDIMWLDFSYPGKNGKGRDDWGSLELMKMMHKLQPGIIVDNRLDLNDYEDGFDFVTPEQTQVAEWPTVNGKKVAWETCQTFSGSWGYYRDEDSWKSPSQLLQLLIGSVSKGGNLLLNVGPTARGLFDYRAKDALGAIGEWMAVNSPSIYGCTQAPEEFRAPNGTMLTYNPTTRKLYLHLLSWPLNKLVLPGFNPKVKYVQFLHDNSEIKYIGKENQGSNDLVLTMPLKKPPVEIPVIELTLR; encoded by the coding sequence ATGAGAAAACACTACCTATTGCTGCTGGCAGCTTTGTTATGTTATTGCCCGTTAACCTTTTCACAGAAAAAGATTGGCTTTGAAAAACCCGGAGACCAGCAGAAAAGAATGGCCTGGTGGACCAATGACCGTTTTGGTATGTTCATTCACTGGGGATTGTATGCCTTACCCGCCCGGCATGAGTGGGTGAAGAAGCGGGAACAGCTGACCAATGACGATTATCAACAGTATTTTGACCAGTTCAACCCGGATTTGTATAATCCGAAGGAGTGGGCTAAAATGGCCAAAGCCGCCGGAATGAAGTATGCTGTTATTACCAGCAAACACCACGAAGGATTTTGTCTGTTTGACTCAAAATATACTGATTATAAAGCCCCTAATACCCAGGCAAAGCGTGATCTGATAAAGGAATGGGTAGATGCTTTCAGGGCGGAAGGTCTGAAAGTGGGTTTTTACTATTCCCTGCTGGACTGGCACCATCCTGATTTTACGATAGACAAGCACCATCCGCAGCAGCCGGCTGGCGATAGCGACACCGCTTATGCCAGGCTGAATCAGGGAAAGGACATGAGCAAATACCGCGAATACATGTATAACCAGATCAAGGAACTGCTCACCAAATATGGTAAGATCGATATCATGTGGCTGGACTTTTCCTATCCTGGTAAGAACGGTAAAGGCCGCGACGACTGGGGATCGCTGGAGCTGATGAAAATGATGCATAAGCTGCAACCAGGGATTATTGTGGATAACCGCCTCGACCTGAATGACTATGAGGACGGCTTTGACTTTGTCACCCCTGAACAGACGCAGGTGGCGGAATGGCCGACTGTAAACGGCAAAAAGGTAGCCTGGGAGACCTGTCAGACCTTCTCCGGTTCCTGGGGATATTATCGCGATGAAGACAGCTGGAAGAGCCCGTCTCAATTATTGCAGCTGTTGATCGGTTCTGTGAGTAAAGGAGGGAACCTGTTACTGAATGTAGGTCCTACCGCCCGGGGTTTGTTTGACTACCGTGCAAAGGATGCACTGGGTGCAATCGGAGAGTGGATGGCTGTAAACAGTCCTTCCATCTACGGCTGTACACAGGCGCCAGAAGAGTTCCGGGCGCCTAACGGAACGATGCTGACCTACAATCCGACCACCCGTAAGCTATACCTACATTTACTGTCATGGCCACTCAATAAACTGGTGCTGCCAGGATTTAACCCAAAAGTTAAATATGTGCAATTCCTGCATGATAATTCAGAAATAAAGTATATTGGAAAGGAAAATCAGGGCAGCAATGATCTAGTACTCACGATGCCTTTGAAAAAGCCTCCGGTGGAGATACCAGTGATTGAGCTGACTTTGAGATGA
- a CDS encoding RagB/SusD family nutrient uptake outer membrane protein translates to MKMYFNKYSRSFLAGVLLLTAASCKKEYADPSGPSYDQAISSPNALADLTVGLQNWYTANRTSILYTSITTGSLLTGETYVVNAGNADEGQLYAGGASLQNTNAVVTGMWSVSNKIIFDADRVLNNAAAIIPDVNYRTGVIAYASLFKALAIGNMSMFWTNVPDTIGTNVPFITNQEGYRKAVRVINGALNVLAQDTISAGFRANIPPGVNIVNSLNALKARYSLFAGDYDTALAAANKVSGTSTFNYNTVITNPIFTLVTTTNNIYQIVDSAMGLPVGLQPDLADKRVPFYINRGTNPKFGVKGFYTALAQGIPVFLPGEMTLIKAECYARKDDLGNGLTELNKVVTKQPGADAFGVGADLPAEDAATKDELLALIYKHRHIELFMSGMELEDQRRFNRPVTERKRSWLPFPFVERNDNTNIPPDPAF, encoded by the coding sequence ATGAAAATGTATTTCAATAAATATAGCCGTTCTTTTCTGGCAGGAGTGCTACTGTTGACTGCTGCTTCCTGTAAAAAGGAATATGCGGACCCTTCAGGTCCATCTTATGACCAGGCTATCAGTTCGCCGAATGCACTGGCGGATCTGACAGTCGGTTTGCAGAACTGGTATACAGCCAATAGAACAAGTATTCTATATACATCTATCACAACCGGTAGTTTACTTACAGGAGAAACCTATGTAGTGAATGCGGGTAATGCCGATGAAGGACAATTATATGCAGGAGGTGCAAGTCTGCAAAACACCAATGCGGTGGTGACAGGTATGTGGTCGGTGTCCAATAAGATCATTTTTGATGCAGACAGGGTATTGAATAATGCCGCCGCGATTATTCCGGACGTTAACTACCGGACTGGTGTGATTGCGTATGCATCTTTATTTAAAGCGCTGGCGATCGGTAATATGTCTATGTTCTGGACAAATGTACCTGATACAATAGGCACTAATGTCCCTTTTATTACCAATCAGGAAGGCTATAGAAAAGCGGTACGTGTTATCAATGGAGCGTTGAATGTACTGGCGCAGGACACTATCAGTGCCGGGTTCAGGGCGAATATTCCTCCCGGTGTAAATATTGTCAACTCACTGAATGCATTAAAGGCCCGTTATTCGCTTTTTGCCGGTGATTATGATACAGCGTTAGCTGCAGCTAATAAAGTGAGTGGTACTTCTACATTTAACTATAATACGGTGATCACCAATCCGATCTTCACACTGGTAACCACTACCAACAATATCTACCAGATAGTCGATTCGGCAATGGGGCTTCCGGTAGGTTTACAGCCTGATTTAGCGGATAAACGTGTGCCGTTCTATATCAATAGAGGTACGAACCCTAAATTCGGTGTAAAAGGCTTTTATACCGCTTTGGCACAAGGTATTCCCGTATTCCTGCCAGGTGAGATGACGCTGATCAAGGCAGAGTGTTACGCCCGTAAGGACGATCTGGGTAATGGTCTTACAGAACTGAATAAAGTAGTGACCAAACAGCCAGGTGCAGATGCCTTTGGTGTTGGAGCGGACCTGCCGGCGGAAGATGCAGCGACTAAAGACGAACTACTGGCACTGATCTATAAACACCGCCACATCGAATTGTTTATGAGCGGTATGGAACTTGAAGATCAGCGCCGTTTCAACAGACCGGTAACTGAACGTAAACGCTCCTGGCTACCATTCCCATTTGTAGAAAGGAATGATAATACAAACATCCCGCCTGACCCCGCGTTTTAA